The Oncorhynchus keta strain PuntledgeMale-10-30-2019 unplaced genomic scaffold, Oket_V2 Un_contig_7744_pilon_pilon, whole genome shotgun sequence sequence TTTTCTTCTCAGGTGTGCAGAGAGCGAAAGGAGGCTGAAAAACGTAAGTGGATTTGTACTTGAATTGTTTGTGTTCACTGAAAGGTATTGAGCTGTAACTTGGAACTGTCATAATTCCCATCGCAGAATCTCTCACTGTGTAACAGCCCTGCTGCGACTGTCTATTCTATGTCGTGACGGGGAGCGGCCTGTCCTCTAGTCTACGGGGAGCGGTCCTGCTGTGACTGTTCTCTAGTCTACGTCGTGACGGGGAGCGGCCCTGCTACGGCTGTTCTCTAGTCTACGTCGTGACGGGGAGCGGCCCTGCTACGACTGTTCTCTAGTCTACGTCGTGACGGGAGCGGCCTGTCTAGTCTACGTTGTGACGGGAGCGGCCTGTCTAGTCTACGTCGTGACGGGGAGCGGCCTGTCTAGTCTACGGGGAGCGGCCCTGCTACTGCTGTTCTCTAGTCTACGTCGTGACGGGAGCGGCCCTGCTACGACTGTTCTCTAGTCTACGGGGAGCGGCCCTGCTACGGCTGTTCTCTAGTCTACGTCGTGACGGGGAGCGGCCCTGCTACGACTGTTCTCTAGTCTACGTCGTGACGGGGAGCGGCCTGTCTAGTCTACGTCGTGACGGGGAGCGGCCTGTCTAGTCTACGGGGAGCGGCCCTGCTGCGACTGTTCTCTAGTCTACGTCGTGACGGAGCGGCCTGTCCTCTAGTCTACGGGGAGCGGCCCTGCTGCGACTGTTCTCTAGTCTACGTCGTGACGGGGAGCGGCCCTGCTACGACTGTTCTCTAGTCTACGTCGTGACGGGGAGCGGCCTGTTCTCTAGTCTACGTCGTGACGGGAGCGGCCTGTTCTCTGTCTCGTCGTGACGGGAGCGGCCTGTTCTCTAGTCTACGTCGTGACGGGAGCGGCCTGTTCTCTAGTCTACGGGACGGGAGCGGCCTGTTCTCTAGTCTACGTCGTGACGGGGAGCGGCCTGTTCTCTCTAGTCTACGTCGTGACGGGAGCGGCCTGTTCTCTAGTCTCGCGGACGGGACGTCGTGACGGGACGCCTGTTCTCTAGTCTACGTCGTGACGGGAGCGGCCTGTTCTCTAGTCTACGTCGTGACGGGAGCGGCCTGTTCTCTAGTCTACGTCGTGACGGGAGCGGCCTGTTCTCTAGTCTACGTCGTGACGGGAGCGGCCTGTTCTCTAGTCTACGTCGTGACGGGGGAGCGGCCTGTTCTCTAGTCTACGTCGTGACGGGAGCGGCCTGTTCTCTAGTCTACGTCGTGACGGGAGCGGCCTGTTCTCTAGTCTACGTCGTGACGGGGGGAGCGGCCTGTTCTCTAGTCTACGTCGTGACGGGAGCGGCCTGTTCTCTAGTCTACGTCTGACGGGAGCGGCCTGTTCTCTAGTCTACGTCGTGACGGGGAGCGGCCTGTTCTCTAGTCTACGTCGTGACGGGAGCGGCCTGTTCTCTAGTCTACGTCGTGACGGGAGCGGCGGTCTACGTCGTGACGGGGAGCGGCCTGTTCTCTAGTCTACGTCGTGACGGGGAGCGGCCTGTTCTCTAGTCTACGTCGTGACGGGGAGCGGCCTGTTCTCTAGTCTACGTCGTGACGGGGAGCGGCCTGTTCTCTAGTCTACGTCGTGACGGGGAGCGGCCTGTTCTCTAGTCTACGTCGTGACGGGGAGCGGCCTGTTCTCTAGTCTACGTCGTGACGGGGAGCGGCCTGTTCTCTAGTCTACGTCGTGACGGGGAGCGGCCTGTTCTCTAGTCTACGTCGTGACGGGGAGCGGCCTGTTCTCTAGTCTACGTCGTGACGGGGAGCGGCCTGTTCTCTAGTCTACGTCGTGACGGGGAGCGGCCTGTTCTCTAGTCTACGTCGTGACGGGAGCGGCCTGTTCTCTAGTCTACGTCGTGACGGGAGCGGCCTGTTCTCTAGTCTACGTCGTGACGGGAGCGGCCTGTTCTCTAGTCTACGTCGTGACGGGAGCGGCCTGTTCTCTAGTCTACGTCGTGACGGGAGCGGCCTGTTCTCTAGTCTACTGACGGGGAGCGGCCTGTTCTCTAGTCTACGTCGTGACGGGAGCGGCCTGTTCTCTAGTCTACGTCGTGACGGGGAGCGGCCTGTTCTCTAGTCTACGTCGTGACGGGAGCGGCCTGTTCTCTAGTCTACGTCGTGACGGGGAGCGGCCTGTTCTCTAGTCTACGTCGTGACGGGAGCGGCCTGTTCTCTAGTCTACGTCGTGACTGGGAGCGGCCTGTTCTCTAGTCTACGTCGTGACGGGAGCGGCCTGTTCTCTAGTCTACGTCGTGACGGGAGCGGCCTGTTCTCTAGTCTACGTCGTGACGGGAGCGGCCTGTTCTCTAGTCTACGTCGTGACGGGAGCGGCCTGTTCTCTAGTCTACGTCGTGACAGGGAGCGGCCTGTTCTCTAGTCTACGTCGTGACGGGGAGCGGCCTGTTCTCTAGTCTACGTCGTGACGGGGAGCGGCCTGTTCTCTAGTCTACGTCGTGACGGGGAGCGGCCTGTTCTCTAGTCTACGTCGTGACGGGGAGCGGCCTGTTCTCTAGTCTGTCGTGACGGGGAGCGGCCTGTTCTCTACATAATAATGAAGGATAAAGTTCCCGCCCAAAGCTGTGATCTCTCCTCCAGGTTCTAATCACCATCTACTGGCTGGGTCGGAAGGCCCAGGCGGATCCCTTCTACTCTGGCCCTCAGCTCAACCTCAAAGCATTCGAGGGACTACTGGGCATCGCTCTGTCCAAGGTAACACGCTCCCTCACCTTAACCCTCAGCTCAACCTCAAGGCCTTCTAGGGACCACTAAGCGTAGCTCTATGGTGTGGTACTGCTCCTCTGTCTGtaccccagacctgaacccactgggtttctctgtctgtaccccagacctgaacccactgggtttatctctgtctgtaccccagacctgaacccactgggtttatctctgtctgtaccccagacctgaacccactgggtttatctctctctgtaccccagacctgaacccactgggttttctctgtctgtaccccagacctgaacccactgggtttatctctgtctgtaccccagacctgaacccactgggtttatctctgtctgtaccccagacctgaacccacTGGGTTTATCCCTGTCTGtaccccagacctgaacccactgggtttatctctgtctgtaccccagacctgaacccactgggtttatctctgtctgtaccccagacctgaacccacTGGGTTTATCTATCTGtaccccagacctgaacccacTGGGTTTATCCCTGTCTGtaccccagacctgaacccactgggtttatctctctctgtaccccagacctgaacccactgggtttatctctctgtaccccagacctgaacccactgggtttatctctctgtaccccagacctgaacccactgggtttatctctgtctgtaccccagacctgaacccacTGGGTTTATCTCTGTCTGTGGTACTGCTCCTCTGTCTGTACCCCACACCTGGGGCTAATACATGTACTTTGCCCTGTACAACTGAACCAATGGATATTTATAAACATGCAAACTCAAAGCTAAATAAAAATGTGTCCCCTGTGTCCCCTGTGTCCCCTGTGTCCCCTGTGTCCCCTGTGTCCCAGGCTCTAGAAGAAACCCCCAGAGGCAGTGTAACAGACAGGGACTACAGTGACGTGATCTACCCAGAGAGGGATGATGAGCTGCTGCCTCTAACCCGGTCCCAGACACCCGGCTACAGCAGAGAGGACTCCGTAGAGAGCTTGAACTCGGCCCTGAGCTTTGACTCGGCGGAGTCCCGTACCCTCAGCTGTATCTCTGACTCCATCCTGAGGGCCGGCAGCGAGGGTAACGTCTGGAATATGTTGTTGTAGTCGACAGCGTTGGCTGGTTTTTAGTCAGAATTACGGTCAACGCAGGATGTGGGGAGTTTACCGGTCGATACGAAAAATACGCTACCAACAGAATCCGAAGTTAACGGTCACAATATTAGTAGTCACTGTCAGGAATGTCTCTCTGCCCAG is a genomic window containing:
- the LOC127926532 gene encoding LIM domain only protein 7-like isoform X1; translation: MEWREQTSVTCEDAFTEAQRWMEEVTNKSFGSNNFRSALENGVLLCHLINQLKPGLIKRVNTLSTPMAGLDNVNVFLRACGTLGLHEAQLFHPGDLQDLSTRATLRCAESERRLKNVLITIYWLGRKAQADPFYSGPQLNLKAFEGLLGIALSKALEETPRGSVTDRDYSDVIYPERDDELLPLTRSQTPGYSREDSVESLNSALSFDSAESRTLSCISDSILRAGSEDSSSDVEAENSLG